In a single window of the Nilaparvata lugens isolate BPH chromosome 1, ASM1435652v1, whole genome shotgun sequence genome:
- the LOC120349447 gene encoding uncharacterized protein LOC120349447 yields MIAIEMVNGRYFVTDKDRNSKDNRFYQEKSNYIYNSERKTVSLVDKLEKIMACFYTAYMLAPTFGILLCILNLQTLSQVTLPFMFYFSSESASRSPPVFSSLQSLLPVFFLESFYIYMQFVGTFICHTVCIMIVSNVSLEIDIFCMNIQQLSLEDKSIEEYYVDKNVEQMSSDQEAELKLAMRDLVLQHRLIFRKLEAVKKIFLFRLIYGNVFLTIELALLIFCFQKHPDVIQRTKYGIMMIPLLSMLVAYSEYGQIIEIQGDKMRTALHDFPWQSKPEWVHSTLRILTIRSNVLPHIPVFNIFHQNRENLSKLMKLAYTYFNLLDKVSS; encoded by the exons ATGATTGCTATTGAGATGGTGAATGGGAGATATTTTGTGACTGATAAGGATAGAAATTCAAAGGACAACAGATTTTACCAGGAGAAATCaaattatatctataattccgAAAGAAAAACTGTCTCGCTGGTGGATAAACTGGAGAAAATAATGGCTTGCTTCTACACTGCCTACATGTTGGCTCCTACATTTGGGATTCTTCTCTGCATTTtgaacttgcaaactttgaGTCAAGTGACATTACCGTTCATGTTCTATTTTTCTAGCGAAAGCGCTTCAAGAAGTCCACCTGTGTTTTCTAGCCTCCAGTCATTATTACCGGTGTTTTTTCTCGAatcattctatatttatatGCAGTTTGTGGGTACATTCATTTGCCACACAGTCTGTATCATGATTGTTAGTAATGTATCTTTGGAAATAGATATATTTTGCATGAACATTCAGCAGCTATCATTGGAAGACAAGAGTATTGAGGAATATTATGTTGATAAAAATGTCGAACAAATGTCATCAGACCAAGAGGCGGAGCTGAAGTTGGCTATGAGAGATTTGGTTCTTCAACATAGATTGATATTCAG AAAACTTGAAGCAGTGAAAAAGATTTTCTTGTTCCGATTGATTTATGGAAACGTTTTCCTCACTATTGAACTGGCATTATTGATATTCTGTTTCCAG AAACATCCTGATGTTATCCAAAGGACGAAATATGGAATTATGATGATCCCGCTCCTTTCCATGCTAGTTGCTTACTCTGAGTATGGACAAATTATTGAGATCCAG GGTGATAAAATGAGAACGGCACTCCATGACTTTCCATGGCAATCAAAACCTGAGTGGGTTCACAGCACTTTGAGAATTCTCACAATCAGATCAAACGTACTGCCGCACATTCCAGtattcaatattttccatcaaaaCCGTGAAAATTTGTCAAAG